The sequence below is a genomic window from Acetivibrio clariflavus DSM 19732.
TCTTTCAGAAGGATACTGTGGGTCAAGAGGAACATATGCTCCTCCAGCCTTTAGAATACCAAATACACCAATTAACATTTCCATTGAAGGGTTTAGCATAAGTCCAACCAAACTGTTAGGCTTGACTCCAATTTCCCTCAATTTCCTTGCTAGTTGGTTGGATCTTTCATTTAACTGACTATATGTAAGTGTAGAATTACCAAATACCAGTGCTATATTTTCCAGACTTTTCACCACCTGATTTTCAAACAAGCCATGTATAGTTTCACTTGGATAATCACGCGAGGTGTCATTAAAATCAAATAATATCTTTCTCTTTTCTTCATCAGATATCAAATCCAAATTCCCAATTGTCACTTCAGAGCCTTTTGCTATATTTATTGTCAGGTTCATAAAATGCTCTTTTATGTTTTCAACATCCTTTATATCATATACAGCTGCATTATAAACAAACTTAATTATAAAATCTGTTCCAGGTAAAAAGACTACATTGAAATCATAATTTGTTTGTTCAAAGAATTCAAAATTCTTTATCACGAAACTTTTTGTTCCACTATTGTCCGCATCAAATATAGCTCTTTCCACCGGATAATTCTCAAAAATAAGTATATGATTTATTAAATTGTTCTTTAGAGAAGACTCCGACTGTATTTGAGCAAGTGAATAGTAACTATATTCATCAGCTTTCAAAGCTGATTTCTGCATCTCTACTATCAACTCACTAAAAAGCCTATTTCCATCACACATCACTCTGACAGGAATAGTATTTATAAAAAGCCCTAAAGTGTTCTCGATCCCCCTAATCTCTGATGGGCGTCCCGATACAACTGCACCAAATACAACATCCCCTGTATTATTATATCTCTGGAGCAATATACCCCAAATTGCCTGAAATATAGTATTTATTGTAACTTTACATCTTAATGCAATATCTTTTAGATTTGCTATAATATTTTCATTAATGCTAAATTCTATCTCCTCTTGTTTATATAAAGTCTTTCCAACTGAAATTTTCTTACCGGGAAGTACTGCTGCTTGCTCATACCCATACAAGTAATTTTTCCAAAAAATACGAGCTGCCTCTTTATCCTGCCTTTCTAGCCAATAGATATATTCACTATAGGGATAAACTTTCTTGTTATATGGTAATTTACCTTCTTTAATATCATTATATAGCTCTAAAAATTCTTTTAAAATGACACTAAGACACCAACCATCCATTAATATGTGGTGAAAACTCCAAATAATTTTGTATGACCTATCATTAATTTTTATTAAAGATATTCTAATAAGCCTATCATTTTTGAAGTCAAAACCTTTTGACCTGTCCTTCTGCTTAAATTCCTCTATATACTCTTCTTTTTCTTCTTCAGATAAATTCGTTATTTCCTCAAATGATATTGAAACTGGATACTCTTTTAAAACTACCTGTCTTGGCCTTTTTATCCCATCATATACAATTGTAGTTCTCAAAATGTCATATCTATCAACTAATAAATTGAAACTTTTTTCAAATATATTCTTGTCAAATTCCCCATCAATAGAAAGTACTGCTTGCTCAAAATATACTTGGGAATCCGCATCTAAAAGGCTATGAAATAATATACCTTCCTGCATAGGCGAAAGTGGATATATTTTTTGTATTTCACTATTGACTACCTTTTTAATTTGCTCAAGTTCCCCAATCGATAATAGTACATCACCATAATCACTAGGTGTAAATTCCGGATGTTCTTTCTTAATACAATGGTCAATAATCACAGAAATTGCTTGTTTGTAATATTCCGCCATATTGGAAATAGTTTCTTCCCTATACTCGTCACTGTTATATGTAAATTCTACAAATAACTTTCCATTACTTATAAAACAGTTTACATCAATAGCATGTTTTCTATTATAATCGCCACCAATAGTTTTTCCTACCGATAAATGCGATACCTCAAATTGTCTACCCTCTAAAACATTACTAAATTCACCCAAGTAATTAAAACTAATCTCAGGTTTCAGTTTAAATTTTATTGCGGCTTTATTCTCTTCTTTAGTAAGATATTTGATGATGCCATATCCTATACCTTTATTTGGTATTTTTCTAATTGTGTCCTTTACATACCTAATTATATAAGAAAGGTTGTCCGATTCATGCAAATCTAATACAATAGGATAAAGTGATGTAAACCATCCTACAGTCCTGCTTATATTAGTATCCTCAATAATTTCTTCTCTTCCATGTCCCTCAATATTAATAGCCACTTTATTTATGCCAGTCCATTTTTTTACTGCAAGTCCCAGTGCTGCAATAAGAATATCATTTACTTCAGTATTATACGCTTTATTAACATTTTTCAGTATATTTGCTGTTTCTTCTTCATCAAGAATTAGTCGGATAATATTACTATTCTTAAACCTTCTTTCCTCTATATGGTTATCTTTCGGCAATGGTATAATATCATCCAAATTTTCGAACCTTGACCAGAATTCAATTTCGTTTAAAAGCTTTTTACTGTTTGAATATTCAGAAATTTTTTCGGACCAATTTTTGAATGAATCAGTTTTAAGACCAAGTTTAATTTCCTGTCCCTTAACAGCTTGTTCATAAGCAATCGCTAAATCCTCCAATATTATTCTCCAAGAAACGGCGTCTACCACAAGATGGTGAATTGCTATCAGTAAATGATCCCCATCATATGTTTTAAACAAACATGCACTTACCAATGGGCCATTCCATATGTCAATTCCCGCTTGTACCCTGTTTGCCTCTTCCTCAATTAAATCTTCATATTTATCTCTGCCAATCAAATCTATCTCTTTTAACAAGAATGTTCTTTCAGCCATTCCCCTATTATATTGCTTTATTTGATCCTTTTCTTTTCTAAATATAATCCTCAAAGCATCGTGTTGCTCCACAAGTTTCACAAAAGCCTTTTCAAGTGCATTAAAATCAAACCCGTCTTTTTTGAAAAGCATGAGCGATTGGTTAAAATATGATTCTCCCGTCAACTCATTTTCCAAAAACCACTTTTGAATTGGTGTTAGATTTATATAGCCTTCAACTGTTCCCTGATATATTTCCTTTGTAACTATTTTCACAAGTGGACTTAACTCCTCAATAGTAGGGTAGTTGAACAAATCCTTCATACTCAACTTTAGGTTATCTGCATATAAACGTGAAAGTATTTGCAACCCTTTAATTGAATCGCCACCTAAAGCAAAGAAATTATCCCTAATACCTATTTCTTTTATTTCAAGAACATCTTTCCATATTTTTGCAAGTTTTTCTTCTATTTCATTACGCGGAGCAACAAACTCTACACCGGTATTTATATTTGAATCAGGTCCGGGTAATGCTTTTCTATCAATTTTTCCATTTAGTGTCAAAGGTATTTCCTCAATTTTCACAAAATATGAAGGTACCATATATTCCGGCAAATAATTCAGTAAATATTCTCTTAACTCTATTACTGATGGATTTGAATCCGAAATAATATATGCACAAAGATATTTGTTTCCTGATTTATCTTCTTTGAGCACTACTACAGCATTTTTTATATCATTATAATCTTTCAGTTTTGCTTCAATCTCACCAAGCTCAACCCTGTTACCTCGTATCTTTACCTGGAAATCCTTACGTCCAAGATATTCTATATTTCCATCGGGCATCCACCTTGCAATATCTCCTGTTTTGTATACTCTTTTATTATTTGCAAATGGACAAATTACAAACTTCTCTTCTGTCAAAGAAGGTCTGTTAAGATAACCTCTCGCCAGTCCATCTCCCGCAATAATCAATTCTCCTTCAACACCTACAGGCTGAAGTTTCAAATTATTATCTACTATATATAAATTTATATTATCTATCGGCTTTCCTATAAGAACTTTATTTATATCTGAGTCATTCGAACAATCAAAATATGAAACATCTACTGTGGCTTCAGTGGGACCGTAAAGGTTTGCAAGTTTTGTACCGTTTTGATTATAAAGTAACCTGTTAAATTTTCTTACCTGATGCAAACTCAAAGCCTCTCCGCTTGCAAAAACCTGTCTAAGAGTTTTGATTTCTTCTATACAATTTTTCATTTCAATATATTCTAAAAACATGTCCAACATTGAAGGAACAAAATGTATTATAGTTATTTTATTTTCTCTTATAGCATCAACTATAGTTTCCGGCTCTTTTTCACCACCGGGGATAAGAAAGCAAACACTTGCACCGTTAAACCCCCACCAAAATAATTCCCATACTGAAACATCAAAAGTAAATGGAGTTTTCTGAAGTATTACATCATTTTCACCAATTGGATATTTTTTTTGCATCCAGTTAAGTCTATTTATCACTGAATAATGCTCAATCATTACCCCTTTCGGTTTTCCGGTAGAACCTGAGGTGTACATTACATACGCTAAGTTTTTAGAATCGCTGTAGTCTCCCAGATTATTATTATCCCTGCTATATAACTCTTCATTGTCTAAAACAATAACATTATTTACAAAACTGCATTTATCTATAAAACGCTCCTGCGTAAGTACTATCTCTGTTTTACTGTCTTCAAGCATAAAACTTATTCTATCCAAAGGATAGTCAGGGCTAATTGGCATATAGGCACCGCCTGCTTTTAATATTGCCAAAATACCAATTATCATTTCCACTGAACGCTCAACCATTATCCCTACTATACTTTCAGTAGTCACGCCCTTTTCTC
It includes:
- a CDS encoding non-ribosomal peptide synthetase, with the translated sequence MILDKYTENILVSSKDMQIERDYWQSKLEKGISITSFPKYESETEEQGYNTLSFNISGNVFNKIISLSNKSEFGVFMVLLSSIKYLLYKYTGNDDITVVMPAFKQKGNGKYLKNLLVLRSCLKSEYNYKMLLTSIKETVIGADKHQNYPFTKVAELMGIEMVDDGYKIDTLVFMDNIHDVEYLNEVKSDMAFCFKLKEEGIDLIIRYNTIYYNKMQVEKIFLHMLNFLDKVTDNVNITLSEVDVITDIEKKEILIDFNNTVSEYQRDITIHRKFEEQVIKSPDRIAVIFGSNKLTYRELNGRANSLARVLREKGVTTESIVGIMVERSVEMIIGILAILKAGGAYMPISPDYPLDRISFMLEDSKTEIVLTQERFIDKCSFVNNVIVLDNEELYSRDNNNLGDYSDSKNLAYVMYTSGSTGKPKGVMIEHYSVINRLNWMQKKYPIGENDVILQKTPFTFDVSVWELFWWGFNGASVCFLIPGGEKEPETIVDAIRENKITIIHFVPSMLDMFLEYIEMKNCIEEIKTLRQVFASGEALSLHQVRKFNRLLYNQNGTKLANLYGPTEATVDVSYFDCSNDSDINKVLIGKPIDNINLYIVDNNLKLQPVGVEGELIIAGDGLARGYLNRPSLTEEKFVICPFANNKRVYKTGDIARWMPDGNIEYLGRKDFQVKIRGNRVELGEIEAKLKDYNDIKNAVVVLKEDKSGNKYLCAYIISDSNPSVIELREYLLNYLPEYMVPSYFVKIEEIPLTLNGKIDRKALPGPDSNINTGVEFVAPRNEIEEKLAKIWKDVLEIKEIGIRDNFFALGGDSIKGLQILSRLYADNLKLSMKDLFNYPTIEELSPLVKIVTKEIYQGTVEGYINLTPIQKWFLENELTGESYFNQSLMLFKKDGFDFNALEKAFVKLVEQHDALRIIFRKEKDQIKQYNRGMAERTFLLKEIDLIGRDKYEDLIEEEANRVQAGIDIWNGPLVSACLFKTYDGDHLLIAIHHLVVDAVSWRIILEDLAIAYEQAVKGQEIKLGLKTDSFKNWSEKISEYSNSKKLLNEIEFWSRFENLDDIIPLPKDNHIEERRFKNSNIIRLILDEEETANILKNVNKAYNTEVNDILIAALGLAVKKWTGINKVAINIEGHGREEIIEDTNISRTVGWFTSLYPIVLDLHESDNLSYIIRYVKDTIRKIPNKGIGYGIIKYLTKEENKAAIKFKLKPEISFNYLGEFSNVLEGRQFEVSHLSVGKTIGGDYNRKHAIDVNCFISNGKLFVEFTYNSDEYREETISNMAEYYKQAISVIIDHCIKKEHPEFTPSDYGDVLLSIGELEQIKKVVNSEIQKIYPLSPMQEGILFHSLLDADSQVYFEQAVLSIDGEFDKNIFEKSFNLLVDRYDILRTTIVYDGIKRPRQVVLKEYPVSISFEEITNLSEEEKEEYIEEFKQKDRSKGFDFKNDRLIRISLIKINDRSYKIIWSFHHILMDGWCLSVILKEFLELYNDIKEGKLPYNKKVYPYSEYIYWLERQDKEAARIFWKNYLYGYEQAAVLPGKKISVGKTLYKQEEIEFSINENIIANLKDIALRCKVTINTIFQAIWGILLQRYNNTGDVVFGAVVSGRPSEIRGIENTLGLFINTIPVRVMCDGNRLFSELIVEMQKSALKADEYSYYSLAQIQSESSLKNNLINHILIFENYPVERAIFDADNSGTKSFVIKNFEFFEQTNYDFNVVFLPGTDFIIKFVYNAAVYDIKDVENIKEHFMNLTINIAKGSEVTIGNLDLISDEEKRKILFDFNDTSRDYPSETIHGLFENQVVKSLENIALVFGNSTLTYSQLNERSNQLARKLREIGVKPNSLVGLMLNPSMEMLIGVFGILKAGGAYVPLDPQYPSERIKYMLEDSGTSLLITQPELVADIEFEGEVIDITDNELYNGDCSNLANVNRPEDLAYIIYTSGSTGMPKGVMIEHRGVVNYIRGMSEHIDFSVGKSILAVTTMCFDAFVDETLLPLSKGLKVVIADEQQRKDPKLLAELILKNKINILQTTPSRLKILTELKELDFLGVVDEFIVGGEAFPPELLEVICKYSNAKIYNSYGPTETTVGTTIKELSGPESVNIGKPIANSKIYILNKDKCVQPIGIPGEIFISGDGLARGYLNMPELTKERFIPNPFVHGELMYKTGDIAKWLPNGEIEFLGRADHQVKIRGYRIELEEIEIQMAKYDLIKDVVVTANKLDENNNYLCAYYTSDKELTTSEMREFLSRILPDYMIPSYFIMVEQFPLNANGKVDRNLLPLPQDIINTGSKYVAPRDDIEEKLANIWCEVLGVKQVGINDNLFDLGGNSISLVRIYSQIEELYPGVVTVVDLFTYPTISKLADFIKDKKSAISKNVQFNFIEFPEIYFKEENEKSKKLIYEFDIDGVSFEKIKNISIKENINYRNVILAVYIQLFYEITENSQMSFYVMFDNANEVIQLDIDLNEVSDFQQLIKLVVERKNLSSKKIYRLKELIESAPAKKPGYISTFIYCRELFTENVNLLEAYDIIFAIEEIDTRVNMRCEFDESRLDNEKILELTNMYLQLMEIITDSY